The Segatella hominis genome includes a region encoding these proteins:
- a CDS encoding putative quinol monooxygenase, which produces MIRLNVFFEVKEGVDMEQLNALCQELVEKSLADEGNIAYDYFVSGTRDGVMMICETWQNAKVLKTHMESAHFTTLVPQIEALTKHGLKLEQFQFEK; this is translated from the coding sequence ATGATAAGACTGAATGTATTTTTTGAAGTGAAAGAAGGAGTGGATATGGAGCAACTTAATGCCCTGTGTCAGGAGTTAGTGGAAAAGTCATTGGCTGACGAAGGCAACATTGCCTATGACTATTTCGTTAGTGGTACTCGTGATGGCGTGATGATGATATGTGAGACTTGGCAGAACGCTAAGGTGCTGAAAACTCACATGGAGTCTGCTCACTTTACCACGTTGGTTCCTCAAATAGAGGCTTTGACGAAGCATGGATTGAAACTGGAACAATTTCAGTTTGAGAAATAA
- a CDS encoding cupin domain-containing protein has translation MAYVIKDLQKIVPVPTTHQIGLKQVLLANDETASAVTQIAKTQLLSGEVVEDHVHLTMDEHYLCFSGEGTLWVDGSEIPFTKDTYVLVKAGSKHHLEAISDISFLTIGIAID, from the coding sequence ATGGCATATGTAATTAAAGATTTACAGAAAATTGTACCTGTTCCCACGACTCATCAAATAGGCCTGAAGCAAGTATTACTTGCCAATGATGAAACCGCTTCAGCAGTCACTCAGATAGCTAAAACGCAGCTTCTATCTGGGGAGGTGGTTGAGGATCATGTACATCTTACAATGGACGAACACTATCTTTGTTTTTCTGGTGAGGGTACTTTGTGGGTAGATGGTTCGGAAATACCATTTACTAAGGATACGTATGTCTTGGTTAAAGCAGGAAGTAAACATCATTTGGAAGCAATTTCTGATATTTCTTTCTTAACGATTGGCATAGCCATTGACTGA
- a CDS encoding ParA family protein: MKNQNKIIVFANQKGGVGKTTLCILYANYLHEQGYPLCVIDCDMQQTIFQTRQFDENNLMEEDDVIPYSVQAFSIKDPKDVAKMIQKAKEIPGTVLIDAPGNIAQEGLVPIFVGADVIVTPYQYEKGCIGSTSTFLKVINMLQATYEDMNPEIILVPNRIDTRIGTKAELSTWSATDSLLAGFGKIVKSIRALADIQRYNTLQLLPSQKKAVEPTFKAINKIIYPKSK; encoded by the coding sequence ATGAAGAATCAAAATAAAATAATAGTATTCGCAAACCAAAAGGGTGGTGTGGGTAAAACTACTCTTTGTATTTTATATGCAAACTATTTACATGAGCAGGGTTATCCTCTTTGTGTTATAGATTGTGATATGCAGCAGACCATCTTTCAAACTCGTCAGTTTGATGAGAATAATCTGATGGAGGAGGATGATGTAATACCTTACTCTGTTCAGGCATTTAGTATTAAGGATCCAAAGGATGTGGCTAAAATGATTCAAAAGGCTAAAGAAATTCCTGGTACCGTATTGATTGATGCTCCTGGTAATATTGCCCAAGAGGGTTTGGTTCCAATTTTTGTTGGTGCCGATGTCATTGTAACCCCTTATCAATATGAAAAGGGATGTATTGGTTCTACTTCCACTTTTTTGAAGGTAATCAATATGCTTCAAGCCACATATGAGGATATGAATCCAGAGATTATTCTTGTTCCAAACAGAATTGATACCAGAATTGGAACTAAGGCTGAACTTTCTACCTGGTCGGCTACAGATTCTCTCTTGGCCGGTTTTGGTAAGATAGTTAAGAGTATTCGTGCCTTGGCAGATATTCAACGTTACAATACACTTCAATTGCTGCCTTCTCAGAAAAAGGCAGTTGAGCCAACTTTTAAAGCAATTAATAAAATTATCTATCCTAAATCCAAGTAA
- a CDS encoding helix-turn-helix domain-containing protein produces the protein MDNYKYIKAKVLRSDEEEHKFIIEWEGKIYKIAQLAFQRRLPLPDFLDCKLLTTSSGKIFISQNIDLLMRSYYHENEEVDFKIKLTLTDKYQLEDQYGFTAMMDRETNINAALTPRVRCRIMKFRQNYMEVKLVEVLGAEKSEFSLSENDLQEIFEAIHQKILQEDTQKKEGTDESDTNSENDKKQEGTDIASWNTENFRKLMLGDTPSDMFDVECHRWISNISQNISQNQLQALLQNIRYHCLCTLQSNLLLPRCKEAERILLEQRFTDVIELLSYYIQAIQILKEGKAEDTIEHILSTLADCAYIYQPRKQFCIMQCIFMLDVSIMEKQIGKILSTLRKQEVYLWTRTPFQMQWLKLLQSYVDFTYAQTDKLTSDPATKETMIQVLVTELMLSNHSTHKIYDSQLIQALLYRLVSLMNVSDPNKTLQKAFRSLFTATEFDATLPFNCDDAFIIANMLCSQENNEPVENFESAKFEGEQTILTVNEQTIAIQPKNLNKENLYLPFPSRMGLWHGLSIHLDEKPPVNLRGKVGTTIEHYKQLWMYINQSLFSNKRKSGSNKRRKLDIDDETSIIITKQLAGQLMFECQVIEEGYECTGTLNVLEDVVPYYPGEVSIKSFQYLDKPLVLRAYVKDINPDGTYVFALSEMIEDYEEEVRVNDIFYNSRLTCLLNNRGADIGRVPAISSEGLSVSVSPAQDMTVEELRKGMIVEVENISKGTNGYLNATYVREAPESRFNAAEAFHQLMLGYSKKEIYNPLAEKDEWAASHPLEPVYVSELMCIIEAKATLEEDNLKAYNYLNFCRLMAIILENKERISYYDSRLALLEILNDFAVLDKVDTSKIQHIADTDPELFDRNAILRHDFMQLRIIGCLDCEDHYEELYRWSCCNEDPQLQQLASLVLSHNFVKKSGLLSQAVDILDKIRALLKLQKSSSNKKNYGKEDFHTEFKTSIIYPENSMRVDVQAQTKKIMQELCAFLNADGGHLYLGVSDIGYEMGLEEDLKNQLFKGSRDKYEVYVNNQIVYYLGQTGAHYIHTHFDEDVKNAVLIIDVAPCPTPIAVGNEYFERMGTSARKVNDNYRDKFLAIRQQRAQELAPHIEDTKTDSLIPETVPEKEIVKPVESAPVTDFIQTSRIRNNALHEYEEGWRPSTAVICLMGTDEYKVLDEDDWQDYRLKLAVHEDEEEGWLILVYESGRVCKVSVEELLQRERGRVFKRNADEKLIFASIATNADSVCVGFIDGKNNRYVRFDDVERFGQSKMQGDGTLPMDVPNSGVHYVEVIAINKVPILRNIGRKTIGCILKTVEGKRCLAVLPDCKMK, from the coding sequence ATGGATAATTATAAATACATCAAAGCAAAAGTCTTGCGCTCCGATGAAGAGGAGCACAAGTTTATCATCGAATGGGAAGGTAAAATTTATAAGATAGCCCAACTTGCATTTCAAAGGAGGCTACCCCTACCCGATTTCCTTGACTGCAAGCTGCTGACAACGTCAAGTGGCAAAATCTTTATCTCGCAAAATATCGACCTCCTCATGAGAAGCTATTACCATGAAAATGAGGAAGTGGATTTTAAAATCAAACTGACTCTTACCGACAAATACCAGTTGGAAGATCAATATGGTTTTACGGCAATGATGGACCGTGAAACTAATATCAATGCCGCTCTTACACCAAGAGTAAGATGCAGGATCATGAAGTTCAGACAAAACTATATGGAGGTAAAACTCGTTGAAGTGCTGGGAGCTGAGAAATCAGAATTCTCACTCTCAGAAAATGATCTGCAGGAAATATTTGAAGCCATCCACCAGAAAATTCTGCAAGAAGATACGCAGAAAAAGGAAGGAACTGATGAATCAGACACAAATTCAGAAAACGATAAAAAACAAGAAGGAACAGATATTGCCAGCTGGAATACAGAGAATTTCAGAAAACTGATGTTGGGTGATACTCCATCTGATATGTTCGATGTGGAATGTCATCGCTGGATTTCAAATATCTCCCAAAATATTTCCCAGAACCAACTTCAAGCTTTACTCCAAAACATACGCTATCATTGTCTCTGTACCCTGCAGAGTAACTTACTACTGCCCCGGTGCAAAGAAGCAGAACGCATATTATTAGAGCAAAGATTTACAGATGTTATCGAGCTGCTGTCTTATTATATCCAGGCCATCCAAATTCTTAAGGAAGGAAAAGCAGAAGATACCATCGAGCATATCCTCTCTACACTCGCTGACTGTGCCTACATCTACCAACCAAGAAAGCAATTCTGCATCATGCAGTGTATTTTCATGCTTGATGTCTCTATCATGGAAAAACAGATAGGCAAAATCCTTTCCACACTCCGTAAGCAGGAAGTATATCTCTGGACACGTACACCATTCCAGATGCAATGGCTCAAACTGCTACAAAGTTACGTGGATTTTACTTATGCGCAGACCGACAAACTTACCAGCGATCCTGCCACAAAGGAGACTATGATTCAGGTATTGGTGACTGAACTGATGCTCAGTAACCATTCTACTCATAAGATATATGATTCTCAACTCATCCAGGCACTCCTGTACCGACTGGTATCTCTGATGAACGTGAGCGATCCTAACAAAACACTGCAAAAAGCATTCCGATCACTTTTCACGGCAACAGAATTTGATGCTACCCTACCCTTCAATTGTGATGATGCATTCATCATCGCCAATATGCTCTGCTCGCAGGAAAACAATGAACCGGTAGAAAATTTCGAATCCGCTAAGTTCGAAGGAGAACAGACCATTCTCACTGTCAATGAACAAACCATTGCCATACAACCGAAGAATCTCAACAAAGAGAATCTCTATCTGCCTTTCCCTTCAAGAATGGGATTGTGGCACGGACTCAGCATTCATCTGGACGAGAAACCGCCAGTAAACCTGAGAGGAAAAGTGGGTACTACCATCGAGCACTACAAGCAACTATGGATGTATATCAACCAATCACTCTTTTCCAATAAGCGAAAATCCGGCAGTAATAAGAGAAGAAAACTCGATATAGACGACGAAACAAGCATCATTATAACTAAGCAATTAGCCGGACAGCTCATGTTCGAATGCCAAGTTATTGAGGAGGGATATGAATGCACAGGCACTCTGAATGTACTGGAAGATGTGGTACCATACTATCCCGGCGAAGTAAGCATTAAATCCTTCCAATATCTCGACAAGCCACTCGTGCTCAGAGCCTATGTAAAAGACATAAATCCAGATGGAACATACGTGTTTGCCTTGAGCGAAATGATTGAAGATTATGAAGAAGAGGTGCGCGTGAATGATATTTTCTATAACTCCAGACTCACCTGCCTGCTCAATAATCGTGGAGCCGATATCGGGCGAGTACCAGCCATCAGCAGTGAAGGTCTGTCCGTTTCTGTCTCTCCTGCGCAGGACATGACTGTAGAGGAATTGAGAAAGGGAATGATCGTAGAAGTGGAAAATATCTCGAAAGGCACAAATGGCTATTTGAACGCCACCTATGTGCGTGAGGCTCCTGAAAGCCGATTTAATGCAGCAGAAGCCTTTCACCAGCTGATGCTGGGGTATAGCAAAAAAGAAATATACAACCCGCTGGCAGAAAAAGATGAATGGGCAGCATCCCACCCGCTTGAGCCCGTCTATGTGAGTGAATTAATGTGCATCATTGAAGCCAAAGCTACCCTGGAAGAAGACAATCTCAAGGCATACAATTATCTGAATTTCTGCCGGCTGATGGCCATTATCCTGGAAAACAAAGAGCGGATCAGCTACTATGACAGCCGATTGGCCCTCTTGGAGATTCTCAACGATTTTGCCGTATTAGACAAAGTGGATACAAGCAAAATACAGCATATCGCTGATACAGACCCGGAACTCTTCGATAGAAATGCCATCCTGCGACACGATTTCATGCAACTGCGCATCATCGGCTGTCTCGACTGTGAAGACCATTATGAAGAACTTTACCGGTGGAGCTGTTGCAATGAAGATCCGCAACTGCAGCAACTCGCCTCGCTCGTTCTCTCTCATAATTTCGTCAAAAAGTCGGGACTATTGTCACAAGCTGTTGATATCTTGGATAAAATCAGAGCGCTTCTCAAACTCCAGAAATCGTCCTCCAATAAGAAAAACTATGGAAAGGAAGATTTCCATACCGAGTTTAAAACCTCTATCATCTATCCGGAGAATTCCATGCGGGTAGATGTTCAGGCTCAGACTAAAAAGATCATGCAGGAATTGTGTGCTTTCCTCAATGCCGATGGTGGACACCTGTATTTGGGAGTATCAGACATTGGGTATGAGATGGGATTGGAGGAGGATCTGAAGAATCAACTCTTTAAAGGATCTCGCGATAAGTATGAGGTATATGTAAATAATCAGATTGTCTATTATCTGGGGCAAACGGGTGCTCACTACATCCATACTCATTTCGATGAAGACGTGAAGAATGCAGTGCTCATCATCGATGTTGCCCCATGCCCTACCCCAATAGCAGTAGGCAACGAGTATTTTGAACGCATGGGAACATCGGCCCGAAAGGTAAACGACAACTATCGTGACAAGTTCCTTGCCATCCGCCAGCAAAGAGCCCAAGAGCTTGCGCCTCATATAGAGGATACGAAAACCGATTCCCTCATACCAGAAACTGTACCGGAAAAGGAAATCGTAAAACCTGTGGAATCTGCACCTGTAACTGATTTCATCCAGACTTCACGCATACGCAACAATGCCCTCCACGAATACGAGGAAGGTTGGAGACCATCAACGGCCGTCATCTGCCTAATGGGAACCGACGAATACAAGGTACTCGATGAAGATGACTGGCAAGACTACCGCCTGAAATTAGCTGTACATGAAGATGAAGAAGAAGGATGGCTGATTCTTGTTTACGAAAGCGGAAGGGTGTGCAAGGTATCGGTAGAAGAACTCTTGCAGCGAGAAAGAGGCAGAGTGTTTAAGCGCAATGCCGACGAAAAACTGATATTCGCATCCATCGCCACCAATGCCGACTCTGTCTGTGTAGGTTTCATAGATGGCAAGAATAATCGTTATGTACGTTTCGATGACGTAGAAAGATTCGGTCAATCCAAAATGCAGGGCGATGGTACCTTGCCAATGGACGTACCTAATTCGGGAGTACACTATGTGGAAGTGATAGCTATCAATAAAGTTCCTATCTTACGCAACATAGGAAGAAAAACAATAGGATGCATCCTCAAAACAGTAGAAGGAAAACGCTGCTTAGCAGTTTTACCGGACTGCAAAATGAAATGA
- a CDS encoding HAD family hydrolase, protein MKMQYKNIIFDLGNVLVKLNSLGCMNAFKVLGMEKLIDSNPEAKRLMGELGEGLISTEQFCDAARNLTLTTVSNHQIIEAANRMLVVIPDEKKRRLLKLKAKGYRLFLLSNTIDIHWDYCVEKLFPYQGHNVEDYFEKVFLSQRLHLSKPDARIYEEVIRQAAIVPEESLFIDDLQENCVAAENLGIHTFQNVEFDDWLDLEL, encoded by the coding sequence ATGAAGATGCAATACAAAAATATCATTTTCGATTTGGGGAACGTACTTGTGAAGTTGAATTCTCTAGGATGTATGAATGCTTTCAAGGTACTTGGAATGGAGAAACTGATAGACTCTAACCCAGAGGCAAAGAGACTCATGGGTGAGTTAGGTGAAGGACTGATCTCTACGGAACAGTTTTGCGATGCGGCAAGGAACTTGACCCTGACAACAGTTTCTAATCACCAAATTATTGAAGCGGCCAATCGAATGTTGGTTGTTATCCCCGATGAGAAGAAACGCAGGCTTTTAAAGCTCAAGGCTAAGGGCTATCGTCTCTTTCTATTGAGCAACACCATAGACATTCACTGGGATTATTGTGTGGAGAAGTTATTCCCCTATCAGGGGCATAATGTGGAAGACTATTTTGAAAAAGTCTTCCTCTCACAGCGGCTCCATCTCTCCAAGCCGGATGCAAGAATCTACGAGGAAGTCATCAGACAAGCAGCGATAGTTCCTGAAGAATCGTTGTTTATTGACGACCTTCAGGAGAATTGTGTCGCTGCGGAAAACCTCGGCATTCATACATTCCAGAATGTTGAGTTTGATGATTGGCTCGACTTGGAATTATAG
- a CDS encoding 3'-5' exonuclease gives MKNFAAIDFETANQQHTSVCSVGIVIVIDGEIVDSYYSLIKPEPEYYSYWNTRVHGLTMEDTMNARVFPEVWAEIEPKIKGLPLVAHNSPFDEGCLKAVFQMYQMEYHDYEFHCTCRASRKKLGSLLPNHQLHTVAAYCGYDLTLHHNALADAEACAWIARELL, from the coding sequence ATGAAGAATTTTGCAGCTATAGATTTTGAGACAGCCAACCAGCAACACACAAGCGTATGCTCCGTTGGCATTGTGATAGTAATAGATGGTGAGATTGTGGATAGCTACTACAGTCTCATCAAGCCAGAGCCTGAGTATTACTCTTATTGGAACACAAGGGTGCATGGACTTACCATGGAGGATACCATGAATGCCAGGGTGTTTCCAGAGGTCTGGGCTGAGATTGAACCAAAGATCAAGGGATTGCCATTGGTGGCACACAACTCACCCTTTGATGAGGGATGCCTGAAAGCTGTATTTCAAATGTACCAGATGGAGTATCACGACTATGAGTTTCATTGCACCTGTCGTGCCTCCAGGAAAAAGTTGGGCTCTCTCCTACCCAACCACCAGCTACATACCGTTGCCGCCTATTGTGGATACGACCTTACTTTGCACCATAATGCTCTAGCTGACGCAGAGGCATGCGCTTGGATTGCTAGGGAACTATTATAA
- the ftsZ gene encoding cell division protein FtsZ, producing MKEEWTPIDFGQTEDTTKNIIKVIGVGGGGCNAVKNMYAEGIVNVSFAVCNTDSQSLSKSPVPVKIMLGKSGLGAGANPEVGRSEAQNTQEDIKRLLNDGTKMVFVTAGMGGGTGTGAAPVIAGIAKGMGILTVGIITIPFYFEKRKKIVKALQGVEEMRKNVDALLIVNNERLCDVYADSEITVKDAFKLADKVLSDATKSISELITVEGTINLDFRDIETTIKSGGGAIMAMGRASGESRVQNAIKNALDSPLLYGSDIGNAQRILFNIYTSSKHPIFVREMREIDAFFDELNPDIKVIWGLSDDDSLDEDAKVTILATGLNNEIAEEVPENSTISKDEEDYQRIIDKLYHPIRDSFKARKDKTIQKENIDNNHLDNTKKESKDEDFKAEAVEEMTKVSIKDNSHPTNVSEETSEKPSETKPKPLTMKGRIKNGLIKIAKDLEIITYDEENYK from the coding sequence ATGAAAGAAGAATGGACTCCCATAGATTTCGGACAGACTGAGGATACCACCAAGAACATCATCAAGGTCATTGGTGTTGGCGGTGGTGGCTGCAATGCTGTCAAGAACATGTACGCTGAGGGTATTGTCAATGTGAGCTTTGCCGTCTGCAACACGGATAGCCAGTCGCTGTCCAAGTCGCCTGTGCCAGTAAAGATTATGCTGGGCAAGAGTGGCTTGGGAGCTGGTGCCAATCCAGAGGTGGGTAGAAGCGAGGCACAGAATACTCAGGAAGACATCAAACGGCTCTTGAATGACGGCACCAAGATGGTTTTCGTCACGGCGGGTATGGGTGGTGGCACTGGAACTGGTGCTGCACCAGTTATCGCGGGTATAGCCAAGGGGATGGGCATTCTAACGGTAGGCATCATCACCATTCCTTTCTACTTTGAAAAAAGGAAAAAAATCGTAAAGGCTCTTCAAGGTGTGGAAGAGATGCGCAAGAACGTGGATGCTTTACTCATCGTCAACAACGAACGTCTTTGTGATGTATATGCAGACTCAGAAATTACCGTAAAGGATGCTTTCAAACTGGCAGACAAGGTATTGAGTGATGCCACTAAAAGTATATCGGAGCTAATTACTGTAGAGGGAACCATCAATCTTGACTTCCGTGACATCGAGACTACCATCAAAAGCGGTGGTGGAGCTATCATGGCCATGGGCAGAGCCAGTGGTGAAAGCAGAGTTCAGAATGCCATCAAGAATGCCTTGGATTCTCCCCTACTCTATGGCAGCGACATCGGCAATGCCCAGCGCATCCTCTTCAATATTTACACTTCCAGCAAGCACCCTATCTTTGTTAGAGAAATGCGAGAGATTGATGCTTTCTTTGATGAACTCAACCCGGATATTAAGGTAATTTGGGGCCTTTCTGACGACGATAGTCTGGATGAAGATGCCAAAGTTACCATCCTGGCAACCGGTCTGAACAATGAGATAGCGGAAGAAGTACCGGAAAACTCCACTATATCCAAGGATGAGGAAGATTACCAAAGAATCATAGACAAACTCTATCATCCAATAAGAGACAGTTTCAAAGCACGAAAAGATAAAACTATTCAGAAAGAAAATATAGATAACAATCATTTGGACAATACTAAGAAAGAGTCTAAAGATGAAGATTTTAAGGCTGAAGCTGTTGAAGAAATGACTAAGGTTTCAATAAAAGACAATTCACACCCAACAAATGTCTCTGAAGAAACTTCTGAAAAACCATCAGAAACAAAGCCAAAACCATTAACTATGAAAGGGAGAATCAAAAATGGTCTTATAAAAATAGCAAAAGACTTGGAAATCATCACATATGATGAAGAAAACTACAAATAG
- a CDS encoding HAD-IA family hydrolase yields MWKTILKMSSFHSGVHLSKPDAKIYEEVIRQAAIVPEESLFIDDLQENCVAAENLGIHTFQNVEFDDGLDLEL; encoded by the coding sequence ATGTGGAAGACTATTTTGAAAATGTCTTCCTTTCACAGCGGCGTCCATCTCTCCAAGCCGGATGCAAAAATCTACGAGGAAGTCATCAGACAGGCAGCGATAGTTCCTGAAGAATCGTTGTTTATTGACGACCTCCAGGAGAATTGTGTCGCTGCGGAAAACCTCGGCATTCATACATTCCAGAATGTTGAGTTTGATGATGGGCTCGACTTGGAGTTATAG
- a CDS encoding RepB family plasmid replication initiator protein, translating into MPENKKNEIQNSSVGEIWINTPFSFTKIDKQYTLAQQHVLFCVSSHLQEYVTRYFNEKREKGNLRSDYMFEVDKEHVAMNVPRIRIKLSELGIESSHYKDARKTLKDLLDFSVRIKIDGKAVIQHVFSNITEDIVTNGYTKDGVSYDRSKGEVELKIDPVVAKYAFDMSQGFIHHMALIARYASRLNTPRVYLFLLRQMGINNKMTIKIPFMQLKEYLGMAKIAEDGTVEEEQYPKFSQFKKQVLDAVQKDFAKLSKEDKIDIIFTDCTPVYKRGKSRGNPEELIFKIKRTALGKAHINGKTMEKRDSTPSKKSKQPEMGDLFAHVAQSEDQKIKIEQGGEDKWKEFLSMVIDPAQQALLKRIEFLGMKNQRFCVRATEEDFDLLKKLGVEKVAQQYFNCVGSYSPTFYAG; encoded by the coding sequence ATGCCAGAAAATAAAAAAAATGAAATACAAAATTCAAGCGTGGGAGAGATTTGGATAAATACCCCATTCTCATTCACAAAAATAGACAAGCAATATACCCTTGCTCAACAACACGTTCTATTTTGCGTAAGTTCGCATTTACAGGAATACGTTACAAGATATTTCAATGAAAAGCGAGAAAAAGGAAATTTACGCTCAGACTACATGTTTGAGGTGGACAAAGAACATGTGGCTATGAATGTGCCTAGGATAAGGATCAAATTAAGCGAATTAGGGATAGAATCAAGCCATTACAAAGATGCACGTAAAACATTGAAAGATCTATTGGACTTCAGTGTAAGAATAAAGATTGACGGAAAAGCAGTAATTCAGCACGTCTTTTCAAACATCACTGAGGACATCGTAACCAATGGATACACAAAAGATGGCGTTTCCTATGACAGGTCTAAAGGTGAAGTAGAATTGAAGATTGACCCAGTTGTGGCAAAATACGCATTTGACATGAGCCAGGGTTTTATTCACCATATGGCCTTAATTGCTCGTTATGCTAGCAGACTGAACACGCCAAGAGTTTATCTCTTTCTTCTGCGGCAGATGGGAATCAACAATAAAATGACGATAAAGATACCTTTCATGCAATTAAAGGAATATTTGGGAATGGCTAAAATTGCAGAAGACGGGACTGTAGAAGAAGAACAATACCCAAAATTCTCTCAATTTAAGAAACAGGTACTTGACGCTGTTCAAAAAGATTTTGCAAAATTGAGCAAGGAAGACAAAATTGATATCATATTCACAGATTGTACTCCAGTTTACAAAAGAGGAAAATCTCGGGGAAATCCAGAAGAACTGATATTCAAAATTAAGAGAACTGCACTGGGTAAAGCTCACATCAATGGAAAAACCATGGAAAAGAGGGACTCAACACCATCGAAGAAATCGAAGCAGCCTGAAATGGGTGACTTATTTGCCCATGTTGCTCAATCAGAAGATCAAAAAATTAAAATAGAGCAGGGTGGGGAAGACAAATGGAAAGAATTCCTCTCGATGGTAATAGATCCTGCTCAACAAGCACTTTTAAAAAGAATAGAATTCCTGGGCATGAAGAATCAGAGATTCTGTGTGAGAGCAACAGAGGAAGACTTTGATTTATTAAAGAAACTGGGAGTAGAAAAAGTAGCTCAGCAATATTTCAACTGTGTAGGTTCATACTCACCTACTTTTTATGCAGGTTAA
- a CDS encoding toprim domain-containing protein, which yields MSLIHSQQVGGQDRCCIFEGFMDFLSYKTLEKRGDNVRNMTAVTLGTMYSGSFGSSSYWDLVCLLGL from the coding sequence ATGTCCTTGATACATTCACAGCAAGTTGGAGGGCAGGACAGATGCTGCATCTTCGAGGGGTTTATGGACTTTCTATCGTATAAGACTTTGGAAAAGCGAGGCGACAATGTGAGGAATATGACAGCTGTTACCTTGGGTACTATGTACAGTGGTTCTTTTGGTTCTTCTTCATATTGGGATTTAGTGTGTTTGTTGGGATTATAA
- a CDS encoding HAD family hydrolase has protein sequence MSTYKNIIFDVGSVLVNWMRINLYTTLLHGDKDKAKWMVDNIVTNSWNDQTDLGKPIKECIFELKQAYPKYAPYIVAYWYCYKDMDAGEIPGIYDVMKDLKDRGYQLYCLTNWSHETFPIVKEVHARLFELFDGIVVSGEEKMVKPNPEIYNLLLGRYNLNASESVFIDDRQRNVDGANQVGIQGILFTGSNNLKEQLAHLSIL, from the coding sequence ATGAGTACATATAAAAATATTATATTTGATGTAGGTTCGGTGCTGGTTAATTGGATGCGTATCAACCTCTACACAACCTTGTTACATGGTGATAAGGATAAGGCTAAGTGGATGGTGGATAACATCGTCACCAACTCCTGGAATGACCAGACAGACTTGGGCAAGCCTATCAAAGAATGTATCTTCGAACTCAAACAGGCTTATCCCAAGTATGCTCCTTATATCGTGGCATATTGGTATTGTTATAAGGACATGGATGCCGGTGAGATTCCAGGAATCTATGATGTCATGAAGGATTTAAAGGATAGGGGATATCAACTTTATTGCCTGACCAACTGGTCGCATGAGACCTTCCCGATAGTAAAGGAAGTCCATGCACGCCTCTTTGAACTGTTCGATGGCATTGTGGTGAGTGGCGAGGAGAAGATGGTGAAACCCAATCCGGAGATTTACAACCTCTTGCTTGGACGATATAACCTCAATGCTTCCGAAAGCGTCTTTATAGATGACAGACAACGCAATGTGGATGGCGCCAACCAAGTAGGAATACAAGGCATATTATTTACTGGTAGTAATAACTTAAAGGAGCAACTGGCTCATTTGTCGATTTTATGA
- a CDS encoding DUF695 domain-containing protein, whose protein sequence is MEKLLGFVAYIRDGWKQVNQLCPNKKLEDLNTFTKGDKLYEGKVNVGLRNYQKRNLLKWCCQVTVPIEEMDEQGLPTEKEKKALGDLIGSIDLSLRIKCKDVPYPLIVGFVEGNNVCSIYWMVSNPENAGKVLGKLKLDRKLQYTMRQDPFWTQFNTLLEEL, encoded by the coding sequence TTGGAAAAGTTGTTAGGCTTTGTAGCTTATATAAGGGATGGCTGGAAACAAGTCAATCAACTTTGTCCAAATAAAAAGCTTGAGGATTTGAATACCTTCACGAAAGGAGACAAGCTTTATGAGGGCAAGGTAAATGTTGGCCTGCGCAATTACCAAAAGAGAAATTTACTGAAGTGGTGCTGTCAGGTGACAGTTCCAATTGAAGAGATGGACGAGCAGGGCCTGCCCACGGAAAAGGAGAAAAAAGCCCTTGGGGACTTGATAGGCTCCATCGATTTATCACTTCGCATCAAATGTAAGGATGTGCCATATCCGCTGATTGTTGGTTTTGTGGAGGGCAATAATGTCTGCAGCATCTATTGGATGGTAAGTAATCCAGAAAATGCGGGCAAAGTGTTAGGCAAATTGAAGCTCGATCGCAAACTTCAGTATACGATGCGGCAAGATCCATTCTGGACACAATTTAATACTTTGCTGGAAGAGTTATAA